The Hymenobacter baengnokdamensis genome includes a region encoding these proteins:
- a CDS encoding DUF3822 family protein, giving the protein MPASPLLPAPETLRLRDDTFDPTNPTAYQLYALAGPGRLRVAALDIARQKVVAFDDLALSSLAELPAVAAGHELLSQAGWARLRLALAGRGCPLLPAPLYRPGDEAAYLSLHYELAATEEALAYVLHLPAPATDVVSLFAAPTQLVAWLQQVHGPGARLLPQASALLGGLLHQRGPGPAPRQLYLSLGDQELTAIVLGSQLEFCNSFAVSTAEDVVYFTILVMQELGLNPDQDAVTIWGELTSDSATFTLLSTYLRNLRFGTRPFGLQYFYYLNEIADYRHFDLFSLAFCE; this is encoded by the coding sequence GTGCCTGCCTCTCCTCTCCTGCCCGCTCCCGAAACGCTGCGCCTGCGCGACGATACCTTCGACCCGACCAACCCGACGGCGTACCAGTTGTATGCGCTGGCGGGCCCCGGCCGCCTGCGCGTGGCGGCGCTCGACATTGCCCGCCAGAAGGTAGTAGCTTTCGATGACCTGGCCCTTTCCTCGCTGGCCGAGCTGCCGGCCGTGGCTGCCGGCCACGAATTGCTCAGCCAAGCCGGCTGGGCTCGCCTGCGGCTGGCCCTGGCCGGGCGGGGCTGCCCGCTGCTGCCGGCTCCCCTCTACCGGCCCGGCGACGAGGCGGCCTACCTGAGCCTGCACTACGAGCTGGCCGCTACCGAGGAGGCCTTGGCCTACGTGCTGCACCTGCCTGCCCCGGCTACCGATGTAGTGAGCTTATTTGCCGCTCCCACGCAGCTGGTTGCCTGGCTACAGCAGGTGCACGGTCCTGGCGCCCGCCTCCTGCCCCAGGCCAGCGCCCTGCTTGGGGGGCTGCTGCACCAGCGCGGACCGGGCCCCGCCCCGCGCCAGCTTTACCTGAGCCTGGGCGACCAGGAGCTAACGGCCATTGTGCTGGGCAGCCAGCTGGAATTCTGCAACTCCTTTGCCGTCAGCACCGCCGAGGATGTGGTGTACTTTACCATCCTCGTTATGCAGGAGCTGGGCCTCAACCCCGACCAGGATGCCGTCACTATCTGGGGTGAGCTGACCAGCGACTCGGCTACGTTTACCCTGCTCAGCACCTACCTGCGTAATCTGCGCTTTGGCACCCGCCCCTTCGGCCTGCAATATTTTTATTACCTGAATGAGATTGCTGATTACCGGCACTTTGACTTGTTCAGTCTTGCCTTTTGTGAATGA
- the coaD gene encoding pantetheine-phosphate adenylyltransferase, translating to MKRIALFPGSFDPFTNGHLDVVRRGVGLFDELIIAIGTNSSKQRYLPVDWLTGQLQALFQHEPRVLVRSYRGLTTDFARETGARYLLRGLRNTLDFEYENAIAQANRQLNPELETVFLITSPLLAAVSSTIIREIHRFGGDVAPFVPFDLPAAI from the coding sequence ATGAAAAGAATTGCGCTGTTTCCCGGCTCCTTCGACCCCTTTACCAATGGCCATCTCGACGTGGTACGGCGCGGTGTGGGGTTGTTTGATGAGCTGATTATTGCCATTGGCACCAACAGCAGCAAACAGCGCTACCTGCCCGTCGACTGGCTGACGGGGCAGCTGCAAGCGCTGTTTCAGCACGAGCCGCGCGTGTTGGTGCGTAGCTACCGGGGCCTGACCACCGACTTTGCCCGCGAAACCGGGGCCCGCTACCTGCTGCGCGGGCTGCGCAACACGCTCGACTTCGAGTACGAAAATGCCATTGCGCAAGCCAACCGCCAGCTCAACCCCGAGCTGGAAACGGTGTTCCTCATTACCTCGCCGCTGCTGGCGGCCGTCAGCAGCACCATTATTCGCGAAATTCACCGCTTCGGCGGCGATGTAGCCCCCTTTGTGCCGTTTGACCTGCCGGCGGCAATATAG
- a CDS encoding PaaI family thioesterase — MQPVESTSVTDLETRIREKLKRQYFMHLIGADLTRIEPGRVEAELALGQQHQQQRGFAHGGLVATMADLAAGFASITLVPEGVGVVTSDLKVSYLHPGVGQRIKAIGWVLKAGRRLHFCEAEVWCDEVLIAKASATMAVVEPVV; from the coding sequence ATGCAGCCAGTTGAATCTACTTCCGTTACCGACCTCGAAACCCGCATCCGCGAAAAGCTGAAGCGCCAGTACTTTATGCACCTCATCGGGGCCGACCTCACCCGCATCGAGCCCGGCCGCGTCGAGGCCGAGCTGGCGCTGGGCCAGCAGCACCAGCAGCAGCGCGGCTTTGCCCACGGCGGCCTGGTAGCTACGATGGCCGACCTGGCCGCCGGCTTCGCCTCTATTACACTCGTGCCCGAAGGAGTAGGCGTGGTAACGTCCGACCTGAAAGTGAGCTACCTGCACCCCGGCGTGGGCCAGCGCATCAAAGCCATCGGCTGGGTGCTGAAAGCCGGGCGGCGACTGCACTTTTGCGAGGCCGAAGTGTGGTGCGATGAGGTGCTCATTGCCAAGGCGTCGGCCACGATGGCGGTGGTGGAGCCGGTTGTTTAA
- a CDS encoding ATP-dependent DNA helicase — protein MLKTRFPSVRDYFPFEPTDDQAELFVQLDEFLRDQLPGRKVFVLRGYAGTGKTTVVSALVQWLGRMQRRYALMAPTGRAAKVMSAYAGVPASTIHKKIYRQTSGSPSERLSFQRQPNRQEETLFIVDEASMISDEKAFGENGLLDDLMGFVFEKSTNRLLLIGDTAQLPPVGQLLSPALDPELLAHRFRARVEGVELRQVMRQAEASGILVNATELREELREEAPNIQLHTKGFKDMFKMGGDKLEDGLRWAYRNFGHENTTIICRSNRNANQYNQLIRRTLFEAEEEIEAGDYIMVVRNNYFWLPKESEIGFLANGDFLEIKKIVRREEMFGCRFAQARVRLVDYPDEPEMEVKLLLDTLHTESPALPRDQNEKLYQEILADYAHLTKKSERNAEMRKDPYLNALQIKFAYALTCHKAQGGQWQAVFVDHGFLKPDEPVGGEFARWLYTAITRASERLFLLNFQRRLLAEGEVEATE, from the coding sequence ATGCTAAAAACCCGCTTCCCTTCGGTCCGCGATTATTTTCCCTTCGAGCCGACCGACGACCAGGCCGAACTATTCGTGCAGCTCGACGAGTTTTTGCGCGACCAGCTGCCGGGGCGCAAGGTGTTTGTGCTGCGCGGCTACGCGGGCACCGGCAAAACCACCGTGGTGAGCGCTCTCGTGCAGTGGCTGGGCCGCATGCAGCGCCGCTACGCCCTGATGGCGCCCACCGGCCGCGCCGCCAAGGTGATGAGCGCCTACGCGGGTGTGCCCGCCAGCACCATTCACAAGAAAATATACCGCCAGACCAGCGGCTCACCCAGTGAGCGCCTCAGCTTTCAGCGCCAGCCCAACCGCCAGGAAGAGACGCTCTTTATCGTGGACGAGGCCTCCATGATTTCGGATGAGAAAGCCTTCGGAGAAAACGGCTTGCTCGATGACCTCATGGGCTTCGTGTTTGAGAAATCGACCAACCGCCTGCTGCTCATCGGCGATACGGCGCAGCTGCCGCCGGTGGGCCAGCTCCTGAGCCCGGCCCTCGACCCCGAGCTGCTGGCCCACCGCTTTCGCGCCCGCGTGGAGGGCGTGGAGCTGCGCCAGGTAATGCGCCAGGCCGAGGCTTCGGGCATCCTGGTGAATGCCACTGAATTGCGGGAGGAATTGCGGGAGGAAGCGCCTAACATTCAGCTGCATACCAAGGGGTTCAAGGATATGTTCAAAATGGGCGGCGACAAGCTGGAAGACGGCCTGCGCTGGGCCTACCGCAACTTCGGGCACGAGAACACGACTATCATTTGCCGCTCCAATCGCAACGCCAACCAGTATAATCAGCTGATTAGACGCACGCTCTTTGAGGCGGAGGAGGAGATTGAGGCCGGCGACTACATCATGGTAGTGCGCAACAACTATTTCTGGCTGCCCAAGGAGTCGGAAATAGGCTTTCTGGCGAACGGCGACTTTTTGGAAATCAAGAAGATAGTTCGACGCGAAGAAATGTTTGGCTGCCGCTTTGCCCAGGCGCGGGTACGGCTGGTCGACTATCCCGATGAGCCCGAGATGGAAGTGAAGCTGCTGCTCGACACGCTGCATACCGAAAGCCCGGCGCTGCCGCGCGACCAGAACGAGAAGCTTTACCAGGAGATTCTGGCCGACTACGCCCACCTTACCAAAAAGAGCGAGCGCAACGCCGAGATGCGCAAAGACCCGTACCTCAACGCCTTGCAGATAAAATTCGCCTACGCCCTCACTTGCCACAAGGCCCAGGGCGGCCAGTGGCAGGCGGTGTTTGTCGACCACGGTTTCCTGAAGCCCGACGAGCCGGTGGGCGGCGAGTTTGCGCGCTGGCTCTACACGGCCATCACGCGGGCGTCGGAGCGGCTGTTTCTGCTCAATTTTCAGCGGCGGCTGCTGGCCGAAGGAGAGGTTGAGGCAACTGAATAA
- a CDS encoding DUF1573 domain-containing protein, whose protein sequence is MTKMLLLALGLTFAGTAAHAQAAKPAKATAKPAGPQIEFMEVKYDFGTIKQGDVVDHVFKFKNTGTQPLVISNIGVSCGCTTPSWTKEPVQPGKTGTISAKFNSAGKMGMQTKVLTIDSNSAGGSTTVSLVGEVKEAATASNK, encoded by the coding sequence ATGACGAAGATGCTGCTGCTGGCCCTGGGCCTCACGTTTGCGGGCACCGCTGCCCACGCCCAGGCTGCCAAGCCTGCCAAAGCCACCGCCAAGCCGGCCGGCCCCCAGATTGAGTTTATGGAGGTGAAGTACGACTTCGGGACCATCAAGCAGGGCGACGTGGTGGACCACGTATTTAAATTCAAGAACACCGGCACCCAGCCGCTCGTAATTTCCAACATCGGCGTAAGCTGCGGCTGCACCACGCCTTCGTGGACCAAGGAGCCCGTGCAGCCCGGCAAAACCGGCACCATCTCGGCCAAGTTCAACTCGGCCGGCAAGATGGGCATGCAAACCAAAGTGCTGACTATCGACTCGAACTCGGCCGGTGGCAGCACCACCGTTTCGCTGGTAGGCGAGGTGAAAGAGGCCGCCACGGCTTCGAACAAGTAA
- a CDS encoding lmo0937 family membrane protein → MGNLLYIIAVILIIIWALGFFGVLGAGLAGNNLIHILLVIAIIAILLRVISGRNPV, encoded by the coding sequence ATGGGCAATCTGTTGTATATCATCGCCGTCATCCTCATCATCATTTGGGCTCTCGGCTTTTTCGGCGTGCTGGGCGCTGGCCTGGCAGGTAACAACCTGATTCACATTCTGTTGGTAATTGCTATTATTGCCATCCTGTTGCGCGTTATCAGCGGTCGTAACCCGGTATAA
- a CDS encoding ABC-F family ATP-binding cassette domain-containing protein has protein sequence MISTTNVSLRYGKRVLFEDVTVKFLPGNCYGLIGANGAGKSTFLKILSGELEPNTGSVEMPAGQRLAVLKQNQFAYDDQQVLQTVIQGHQRLWAVMSEKDALYAKADFSDADGERAAVLEGEFADLEGWNADYEAAELLSGLGITEDKHYALMSDLGASEKVRVLLAQALFGNPDVLLLDEPTNNLDAESVLWLENFLDNFQNTVIVVSHDRHFLDAVCNYMADLDFSKITMYPGNYGFWYESSQLALRQRQDVNKKTEDKRKELEEFVRRFSANASKSKQATSRQKLLQKLTLEEIKPSSRRYPYIAFKPEREAGNQLLTVEGVAKKVDGQSVLKNVSFTLDKGDKIAIVGRDDRAASLLFDILFGEAQADKGTCSWGTTITPSYFPKENSAYFQADNMNLVDWLRQYSVEKDESFVRGWLGRMLFSGEESQKKPNVLSGGEKVRCMLSKMMLESGNVLVLDDPTNHLDLESIQALNNGLKDFTGSIIFASHDLQFIETVANRIIELTPEGIIDRRMNYEEYLADETLKAQRQKMYQLA, from the coding sequence ATGATTTCCACGACCAACGTGAGCTTGCGCTACGGCAAGCGGGTACTGTTTGAAGACGTAACGGTAAAGTTTTTACCCGGCAACTGCTACGGCCTCATTGGGGCCAACGGGGCGGGTAAATCTACTTTTCTGAAAATTTTATCGGGTGAGCTGGAGCCCAATACCGGCTCGGTAGAGATGCCTGCCGGCCAGCGCCTGGCGGTGCTGAAGCAGAACCAGTTTGCCTACGACGACCAGCAGGTGCTGCAAACCGTTATTCAGGGCCACCAGCGCCTGTGGGCCGTTATGAGCGAAAAGGACGCGCTCTACGCCAAGGCCGATTTTAGCGACGCCGACGGCGAGCGGGCGGCCGTGCTCGAAGGCGAGTTTGCCGACCTCGAAGGCTGGAATGCCGACTACGAGGCCGCCGAGCTGCTGAGCGGCCTCGGCATCACCGAAGACAAGCACTACGCGCTGATGTCGGACCTCGGCGCTTCGGAAAAAGTGCGCGTGCTGCTGGCCCAGGCACTTTTTGGCAACCCCGACGTGCTGCTGCTCGACGAGCCCACCAACAACCTCGACGCCGAGAGCGTGCTCTGGCTCGAAAACTTCCTCGATAACTTCCAGAATACGGTGATTGTGGTAAGCCACGACCGCCACTTCCTCGATGCCGTGTGCAACTACATGGCCGACCTGGACTTTTCGAAAATCACGATGTACCCCGGCAACTACGGCTTCTGGTACGAAAGCAGCCAGCTGGCCCTGCGCCAGCGCCAGGATGTGAACAAGAAAACCGAGGACAAGCGCAAGGAGCTCGAAGAGTTTGTGCGCCGCTTCTCGGCCAATGCCTCGAAGAGCAAGCAGGCTACCAGCCGCCAGAAGCTGCTGCAAAAGCTGACCCTGGAAGAAATCAAGCCTTCGTCGCGCCGCTACCCCTACATCGCCTTCAAACCCGAGCGCGAAGCCGGCAACCAGCTGCTGACCGTGGAGGGCGTGGCCAAAAAGGTCGATGGGCAGTCGGTGCTGAAAAACGTGTCGTTCACGCTCGATAAGGGTGATAAAATTGCCATCGTGGGCCGCGACGACCGGGCCGCTTCGCTGCTGTTCGATATTCTGTTTGGCGAAGCCCAGGCCGATAAAGGCACCTGTAGCTGGGGCACGACCATTACGCCGAGCTATTTCCCTAAGGAAAACAGTGCCTACTTCCAGGCCGACAATATGAACCTGGTGGACTGGCTGCGCCAGTACTCGGTAGAGAAAGACGAAAGCTTTGTGCGCGGCTGGTTGGGCCGCATGCTGTTTTCGGGCGAGGAGTCGCAGAAAAAGCCCAACGTGCTGAGCGGGGGCGAAAAAGTGCGCTGCATGCTCAGCAAGATGATGCTGGAAAGCGGCAACGTGCTCGTGCTCGACGACCCCACCAACCACCTCGACCTGGAAAGTATTCAGGCCCTGAACAATGGCCTGAAGGACTTCACCGGCTCCATCATCTTCGCCTCGCACGACTTGCAGTTTATCGAAACCGTAGCCAACCGCATCATCGAGCTCACGCCCGAAGGTATCATTGACCGCCGCATGAACTACGAGGAATATCTGGCCGATGAAACCCTGAAAGCGCAGCGCCAGAAAATGTATCAACTGGCTTAA
- a CDS encoding 3-hydroxyacyl-CoA dehydrogenase family protein — MNVAVIGSGTMGNGIAHVFAQHGFAVSLIDINQPALDRALGTITKNLDRQVAKATLSEDDKAATLGRLRTFTSLAEGVAGVELVVEAATENVDLKLQIFRDLDQHAPAGAILASNTSSISITKIAAVTKRPAQVIGMHFMNPVPVMKLVEVIRGYATSEEVTQRVMELSRQLGKTPTEVNDYPGFVANRILMPMINEAIISLFEGVAGVAEIDTVMKLGMAHPMGPLQLADFIGLDVCLAILRVLHEGLGNPKYAPCPLLVNMVMAGRLGVKSGEGFYQYTAGSKDLVVAPRFKPQI, encoded by the coding sequence ATGAACGTTGCCGTTATTGGCTCGGGCACGATGGGCAATGGCATTGCCCACGTTTTTGCCCAGCACGGTTTTGCTGTTTCCCTCATCGATATCAACCAGCCGGCCCTCGACCGGGCGCTGGGCACTATCACCAAAAATCTCGACCGCCAGGTAGCCAAGGCTACCCTCAGCGAAGACGACAAAGCGGCTACCCTGGGCCGCCTGCGCACCTTCACGAGCCTGGCCGAAGGCGTGGCGGGCGTGGAGCTGGTAGTAGAGGCCGCCACCGAAAATGTGGACCTCAAGCTCCAGATTTTTCGCGACCTCGACCAGCACGCGCCGGCCGGGGCCATCCTGGCCAGCAACACCTCGTCGATTTCGATTACCAAAATCGCGGCCGTAACCAAGCGCCCAGCCCAGGTTATCGGAATGCACTTCATGAACCCGGTGCCCGTGATGAAGCTGGTAGAAGTTATCCGGGGCTATGCCACGTCCGAGGAGGTGACGCAGCGCGTCATGGAGTTGTCGCGCCAGCTCGGCAAAACGCCGACGGAAGTCAACGACTACCCCGGCTTCGTGGCCAACCGCATCCTGATGCCGATGATAAATGAGGCCATTATCAGCCTTTTCGAAGGCGTGGCCGGCGTGGCGGAAATCGACACGGTGATGAAGCTGGGCATGGCCCACCCGATGGGGCCGCTGCAGCTGGCCGATTTTATCGGCCTCGACGTGTGCCTGGCCATTTTGCGGGTGCTGCACGAGGGCCTCGGCAACCCCAAGTACGCGCCCTGTCCGCTGCTGGTAAACATGGTAATGGCCGGCCGCCTGGGCGTGAAGTCTGGTGAGGGCTTCTATCAGTACACGGCGGGCTCCAAAGACCTGGTAGTGGCCCCGCGCTTCAAACCGCAGATTTAA
- a CDS encoding lipocalin-like domain-containing protein, translating to MKLVFTVFWLILASQAFSQNIVGFWQASDTTISSNYQQHYVFSADKKFTYTPSGYDGLQRVLKIGGHYKLLGNTLYLTPEYTTELKGGVLERSHITTLNDSWSIASGQAKTYKIVEPIR from the coding sequence ATGAAACTAGTTTTTACGGTTTTCTGGCTCATACTTGCAAGCCAAGCTTTCAGCCAAAATATTGTTGGATTTTGGCAGGCTAGTGACACAACTATTAGCTCAAATTATCAGCAGCATTATGTTTTCAGTGCCGACAAAAAATTCACTTATACTCCTAGTGGCTATGATGGATTGCAAAGAGTTTTGAAAATAGGTGGACATTATAAATTGCTAGGCAATACGTTATACCTGACGCCGGAATACACGACTGAATTGAAAGGTGGTGTTTTGGAGAGAAGTCATATAACAACGCTTAATGACTCTTGGTCAATTGCGAGTGGGCAAGCGAAAACTTATAAAATCGTTGAGCCAATTCGCTAA
- a CDS encoding saccharopine dehydrogenase family protein, whose protein sequence is MTPPTRLLLLGAGRSASSLITYILRHAPAERWFLTVADAQPAHLAPVLAAHSQYARAVPCDAQNVAQLRQLVAEADVVISMLPAFLHPVVAQACLDFGRHLATASYVSPEVQALHAPAAAAGLVFLMECGLDPGLDHLSAMRAIAHIRARGGRLTAFASYCGGLLDPASEGDNPWRYKFTWNPRNVVLAGQSTAKYLQDNHLRVIPYQQLFARTEEIHVPGHGAFEGYANRDSLNYRAPYGLDDIPSIRRGTLRRPGYCAAWHALVRLGLTDDGVRLDNSAALTWHDVVAGYLPRWPAAGQSLAALTADYLGLDPHGPELERLVWLGIFEPKPVGRANATPAELLEHLLAGKWQLQPHDRDMIVMQHRFDFELGAESKRLTSSLVVLGDDALHTAMAKTVGLPLGMAVRRLARGEVAGRGVVIPTTADLYEPILDELATDYGIAFTEEETLVGPFPA, encoded by the coding sequence ATGACCCCACCCACCCGCTTGCTACTGCTCGGGGCCGGCCGCTCGGCTTCATCGCTTATTACCTATATTCTGCGCCATGCCCCGGCCGAGCGCTGGTTTTTGACCGTGGCTGATGCCCAGCCGGCCCACCTGGCGCCGGTGCTGGCCGCGCACTCGCAGTACGCCCGCGCCGTGCCCTGCGATGCGCAAAACGTGGCGCAGCTGCGCCAGCTGGTAGCCGAGGCCGACGTGGTTATCTCGATGCTGCCGGCGTTTCTACACCCGGTAGTGGCGCAGGCCTGCCTCGATTTTGGCCGCCACCTAGCCACGGCCAGCTACGTGAGCCCCGAAGTGCAGGCCCTGCACGCGCCGGCGGCAGCGGCCGGCCTGGTTTTTCTGATGGAATGCGGCCTCGACCCCGGCCTCGATCATCTGTCGGCCATGCGGGCCATTGCTCACATTCGGGCGCGGGGCGGGCGCCTGACGGCCTTCGCCTCGTACTGCGGCGGGCTGCTCGACCCTGCCTCGGAGGGCGACAACCCCTGGCGCTACAAGTTTACCTGGAACCCGCGCAACGTGGTGCTGGCCGGCCAGAGCACCGCCAAGTACTTGCAGGATAACCACCTGCGCGTCATTCCGTACCAGCAGCTTTTTGCCCGCACCGAGGAAATCCACGTGCCGGGCCACGGCGCATTTGAGGGCTATGCCAACCGCGACTCGCTCAACTACCGCGCGCCGTACGGGCTCGACGACATCCCGAGCATCCGGCGCGGCACGCTGCGGCGGCCGGGCTACTGCGCCGCCTGGCACGCGCTGGTGCGCCTGGGCCTCACCGACGACGGTGTGCGCCTCGACAATTCGGCCGCGCTTACCTGGCACGACGTGGTGGCCGGCTACCTGCCCCGCTGGCCCGCCGCCGGGCAGTCGCTGGCCGCGCTCACCGCCGACTACCTGGGCCTGGACCCTCACGGCCCCGAACTGGAGCGCCTGGTCTGGCTGGGTATTTTCGAGCCAAAGCCCGTGGGCCGCGCCAATGCCACGCCCGCGGAGCTGCTGGAGCACCTGCTGGCCGGGAAATGGCAGCTTCAGCCCCACGACCGCGACATGATAGTGATGCAGCACCGGTTTGACTTTGAGCTGGGGGCTGAAAGCAAGCGGCTTACGTCCTCGCTGGTGGTGCTGGGCGACGATGCCCTGCACACCGCGATGGCCAAAACCGTGGGCCTGCCCCTGGGCATGGCCGTGCGCCGCCTGGCACGGGGGGAAGTTGCGGGCCGGGGCGTCGTTATTCCGACCACTGCTGACCTTTACGAGCCGATTCTGGACGAGCTGGCGACCGACTACGGCATTGCCTTCACGGAAGAGGAAACGTTGGTGGGCCCATTTCCCGCGTAG
- a CDS encoding DUF423 domain-containing protein translates to MSPRLILQLAALLGALTVAIGAFGAHGLRPMLEANGRLDTFETAVRYQFYHVLALLAVGVLATARPELRDPLDTTAALWLGGILIFSGSLYAICFTGITKFGAVAPLGGLLLIAGWIRLLLAVSKL, encoded by the coding sequence ATGTCTCCCCGTCTTATTCTTCAGCTAGCGGCGCTACTCGGCGCCCTCACCGTGGCTATCGGGGCCTTCGGGGCACACGGCCTGCGGCCCATGCTCGAAGCCAATGGCCGCCTCGACACCTTCGAAACGGCCGTGCGCTACCAGTTTTACCACGTGCTGGCGCTGCTGGCGGTGGGCGTGCTGGCCACGGCCCGGCCCGAGCTGCGCGACCCGCTCGACACCACGGCGGCGCTGTGGCTGGGCGGCATCCTCATTTTCAGCGGCTCGCTCTACGCCATCTGCTTCACGGGCATCACCAAGTTTGGCGCCGTGGCTCCGCTCGGCGGCCTGCTGCTGATTGCCGGCTGGATTCGCCTGCTGCTGGCCGTAAGCAAATTATAA
- a CDS encoding DUF4136 domain-containing protein, with product MKHLLLVFALLLTAGAASAQTREIYTSPKFKELAKDHKVLAILPFKATLSLRPNEVAKNGGAEGVHQLEQREGLNVQSALQSYFLKQKQDKDISVDVQDIAKTNALLAKNNITAEKLPAMTMEELAQLLGVDGIISGTFESSQPFSNGAAIAMTMVVGFSGSTNTGKLSINIHDGKTGELLWKYDKSLGRGLGSDTGSIITVIMRKASRQFPYSKEFKS from the coding sequence ATGAAGCACCTGTTACTAGTTTTCGCGTTGCTGCTTACGGCGGGCGCGGCATCGGCTCAAACCCGTGAGATTTATACCAGTCCCAAGTTTAAGGAGCTGGCCAAAGACCATAAAGTATTAGCCATCCTGCCTTTTAAGGCCACCTTGTCGCTGCGGCCTAATGAGGTGGCCAAAAATGGCGGCGCCGAAGGAGTGCACCAGCTGGAGCAGCGCGAAGGGCTAAATGTTCAAAGCGCGCTGCAATCCTATTTTCTGAAGCAAAAGCAGGACAAAGACATATCGGTAGACGTGCAGGATATCGCCAAAACCAACGCCTTGCTGGCTAAAAACAACATTACGGCCGAAAAGCTGCCGGCCATGACGATGGAAGAGCTAGCCCAGCTGCTGGGAGTAGATGGGATTATCTCGGGTACGTTTGAAAGCTCGCAGCCCTTCTCCAACGGCGCGGCTATCGCCATGACCATGGTGGTGGGTTTCAGCGGCTCGACCAATACCGGCAAGCTCAGCATCAATATCCATGATGGAAAAACGGGCGAGCTGCTGTGGAAATACGACAAAAGCCTCGGGCGTGGCCTGGGCTCCGATACCGGCAGCATTATTACGGTGATTATGCGGAAGGCTTCGCGGCAATTTCCGTATTCTAAGGAATTCAAAAGCTAG
- a CDS encoding NUDIX domain-containing protein, with protein sequence MSGTAIQENSSLLTPYAGLVRVRVGGLLVRNGAILLAAHRGLLPNNAPFWSPPGGGWAFGESLKEALQREFLEETGLRVRVNRQLHLHEFRRDELQALEIFFEVLTEDPGATPQLGQDPEHAPGQQLLSELAWLTPRQLLALPLPQIHPVLRGLLSTDDVFVPQVLLG encoded by the coding sequence ATGTCTGGCACTGCTATTCAAGAAAACAGCTCATTACTAACTCCTTACGCTGGCCTGGTACGGGTGCGGGTAGGCGGACTGCTGGTTCGCAATGGCGCCATCCTGTTGGCAGCCCACCGGGGTTTATTGCCCAACAACGCTCCCTTCTGGTCGCCGCCAGGCGGGGGCTGGGCCTTTGGCGAAAGTTTAAAAGAAGCGTTGCAGCGCGAATTTCTCGAAGAAACCGGCTTGCGGGTACGGGTAAACCGACAATTGCACCTGCACGAGTTTCGGCGCGATGAGCTGCAAGCCCTGGAAATTTTCTTTGAGGTACTCACCGAAGACCCCGGTGCCACGCCGCAGCTGGGCCAGGACCCCGAGCACGCCCCCGGCCAACAGCTGCTTAGTGAGCTGGCCTGGCTTACTCCGCGCCAGCTGCTGGCGCTGCCGCTGCCGCAGATACACCCGGTGCTGCGGGGCCTGCTCAGCACCGACGACGTTTTTGTGCCGCAGGTACTGCTGGGCTAA
- a CDS encoding cytidine deaminase, with amino-acid sequence MAASSIEAPPTLRQLTLRYHELTTPNQLTPAERRVWDAARAATAHSYAPYSHFHVGAALLLADGSLAQGTNQENAAYPSGLCAERTALFGLAGGRPSPPPLIVGMAVAGRPAAGDFGAALPCGACRQVMLEYELRQGQPIWLLLPSTTGTVLRFERLADLLPFHFSSDDLPVRS; translated from the coding sequence ATGGCTGCCTCCTCTATCGAAGCTCCCCCTACGCTACGCCAGCTTACCCTACGCTACCACGAGCTGACCACCCCCAACCAGCTGACGCCCGCCGAGCGCCGGGTGTGGGACGCCGCCCGCGCTGCCACGGCCCACTCGTACGCGCCGTACTCGCACTTCCACGTCGGGGCCGCGCTGCTGCTGGCCGATGGCAGCCTGGCGCAGGGAACCAACCAGGAAAATGCGGCCTATCCGTCCGGCCTCTGCGCCGAGCGCACGGCTTTGTTTGGGCTGGCGGGGGGCCGGCCCAGCCCCCCGCCGCTCATCGTGGGGATGGCGGTAGCCGGGCGGCCGGCCGCTGGCGATTTCGGCGCCGCCCTGCCCTGCGGGGCCTGCCGCCAGGTGATGCTCGAATACGAGCTGCGCCAGGGCCAGCCCATCTGGCTGCTGCTGCCCAGCACTACCGGCACCGTGCTGCGCTTCGAGCGGCTGGCCGATTTGCTGCCATTCCATTTTTCTTCGGATGACCTGCCGGTCAGGAGTTAG